CTACCCCCCAACAAAAGTTTGGGAtccctcttttcctttttttgaacTCCTCTGTAAACTTCATGTTTGAATCTCTTCTCATATCCTTGTGCTATTGCCGGTAGACAATAATTAACTTCAGTAAAACCATACTCTCGGACCTCGACGAAAAACTCATAATTTAAATTGGAATCCAAAATCCTCCTTACAAATAAGAGTCAAGAACCAAGGTATCTGTTGATTAATTAAACTAGGGCTGATGGCTGACCTGCTTCAATAAGGAAACCTGAAATGAGTGAATACATACATCTCAAGACCTTCTTTATATGATGCATTCAGATGCCATGTGTATCATGCTGCACCTCATTAATGTGCTGGGCATGGCCTTTTTCCTGGAGGGACGAAAATCAAATCATCCCATCCAGAATTCTTATCGTTCATCTGCATTACATAGAAATCAAATTAGATTCTCCCTCCAGTAATTAGACAAGGGGTATTAAGGATAACTCTCTAACTATGTCCCACCTCCATCTTTTTCAGAACATCTTCCAAATTCCCACCTGTTGAAAGAATATACATGTCTAGTTTTCATGAGAGCCAAAGAAACTGCAAGAACGAAATTTCTAGAAAGAAAATAAGCAGCACATACCATGATATGCTGAGAAACACCTGAACCTCTTGATGCCCTAGAAACCTTTGATAGTTCTCTCTCTATGTCTTCCTGCATAAAGAGATAAGTTAGACCAGCTCCATTATACTTTTAACTATTCTTGATAGTAATATTGCCACTAGACTAGATATTGACAAACCTTTTGAAAATATATTGGGCAATAacgcttgttcttcttcttaacaACTAAAAGATCTGACTGCACGCAGAAATGATAGATTGTCACCAAATATAAGACTgagcataaataaaaaaaaaaaaaagctcaaacTTTATTGAAATTACATACATCAACAATAATAACATGCCTCAGCTACTAGAACATGTATACTAGAATATTCAACATTCATCAGCTGCATCCATGATACGCAATTTCACATCATTGTCATATGACAAAGGTGAAACAAGTATAACAAAACATAATCGTTATCCTCATTTGACTACTTTTGATTCAGAAAGATCACTGCATATTCATAACCTTGTTGTGTTCAAGCCAGATATGATGGAAGTTAGAACACCAAATATATAAATTCTCAAAGCCAGTTAATTAACAATGTGTGTTGGCTTCTCAATTAAAGGTTGCATATTCTGTACAGGATGAAAATAAATTAAGGAATTGTTTCTtaatttttcctcttttttgatAATGGAGCATAAACTAATGTCACTATCCACCTTTCTGGTCCAATCTTGCAACAGCATCAATGGTAGAGGTTGGCTGTAAACTAATAAGAGTAGGAAATAGCATAACAAGTGTACCTGAAAAACAGGGAACTCCATCAAAGCTCTCGATAAATCTGCAGATTTTAACTGAAAAATTCAAAGGTGTCAGGCAAGCTGTTCAGAGATAAGGATTTAAAATTCCGGCCCCAAGTGAGTAGGATTCACACATGTAGATGAACAAGATTCCAAAAGGATGGCAGCAGCATATATTATCAAATGATAATATTGGTGATTAAAAAAGCAATCTATTCTGAAGAAGAAAATTAAGGCCCTTTTTGGGACGTCAGAAGATCTTATCTGTGCTATAAGATCTTTCCCTCCAAGTCTTTTCTTCTAAAATCAAGGATGGCAAGGAGTGGTTTAAAGAGATAGGTAGCCAACAGGCACAACTAATCCCTGCTTTTTAGGGACAAGGTAAATAACGTCTGAAATTTGAATTATCTATCCGAGAAATATGGGACTAATTTTGCCACAGCTGCCCACAATCAACTCAAACCACTCCCTCCCTTCCCTCCACCATagtgttaaaagaaaaagaccaTCAGCTGATCTAGTCATCAGAATTAGTATCtctgataaaaaaaatgaaaccctATATTAAGCAtatcaaattaaataaaaaaagtatTTGATTAAGGATAAATTATAACTTCATGAAGCAGGGTAAGACGAATGCTTGTTTAATCCTAGCTGTGTGAAAGTTAAAGTTTTGATAGTTCTGGTAATTAAATGTTTCAATGAAGCCTAACAGAGATTGTGTTTGAACTGGCTCTTAGCCTATGAGACATGGCTCAAATGAATGCAATTTAGCTTCACAACCATCTTTCATCTGCATTGAtaatttccttttcttctttttcttttttgtttcctttttggTTTATGGGATCTTGGTGGGTTGCACTATTGAGATTTGATATGGTTGGGTTCCCTTAACCAGTTTAGAtacaaaaggaaaatgaaaATGATAGCATTCTTTTCATGGGTAAAGATATGCTTCCCAAATCTAAAGAAAGCCTCTTTTATATGCATATGATTAAGATTTTGGTGAAGAGTGAAAACCTAGTTTCTGAAAGAATGTGCTTGAAATAATAGTGTTGGAGGTACATTACATCACTCTATATTCCAGGGAAGGAGGTGAAAGTGAATACGTGCACAAGAAAGAGGGTGGGCTACAAATTTTGTGCATGATATCATAAAACTGAAGAAagacatatatatgtttttttcttGCTTTAGGAAGCTTAATATTTAGGTGTAGCGCATTACGAAGTAGAGCAACATACTGAATTTCTTGATCAAATCATCATATTTTGTCTGACAAAAGAATAAACTTTTGCATACTTCTAAAATGGTTAAAGTACCAGAATGCCCCTTGAACTGCAAAATATGTATCATATGGCTAGAGATAAATACAACTCCCAAATCAACAAGTCCAAAGAATCACTGTAAAGTTTATCAAGGACGAACTTCTTTTGAATACATAAATGAATAAGGCACCTATTTAGTATGCGTTTGGTTGCATGTAACTGGACAACCTAAAACATATTTACTGTAACTGACAATTTTTATGTTTATAGCTGTAAAGACGGGtttatatgcatgcatatataggCATTGTGTCCTATTTGTATGGGTATGTTTATCAAGTAGGGAAAAATAGAACTAAACTTGCGCTATAAAGTGTATGTAAGCACTATTCACCTAAACATGCCTCCGGCAAAGCAACACTGAGTACCAACTATCATGCAACTTCAACTGTGAAAGAGAGCACAAATGCAGCAATCAAGACTTCAAACAAAATAGATTTCAAGAAACAAAAATCGGTCAACTTGCAATTATTAAGGGAAAGTTGCAGGGCATCCATTATACTCTAATGTAATCGGAATTGTCATATATCCAGGTTCATGTAATTCTGTTGCTGATGATCTTCTGTTACCAGCAACCAATTTAGCACTTGTAGGCAAATTTTTGATAAGCATTCCCTTCGTAAGCAAAGGGGGTAATGCATAGATAATCATAATCATATTATCAAGCCTTTTCCCAACTATTTGGGTCAGCTTTATGGATCCTCATTCATCAAGTATTCCTATTAAGGGACATCTCcaatttattcaatttttttcCATATCCTTCCTCACAAACTTCATCCTTGTTATGTTAGGTCTTCCCCTCCTTTTCTTACCACCTTTAACATAAACCAAAGTACCTCTTCTTATTAAAGCCTCCTCAGATCTTCATTGTATATGGTCATACTATCTTAATTGATTTTCTATCACTTTATTCTTAATTTGGTGCAACTTCTACAGCTcctctaatatatttatttcttattttattctttCTAGTTTTACCACATATTCATATTAACGTTCTTATTTCTGCTATACTCAACATGTTGGCATGTACTTTCTTTATTGCTTGGCACTCTAGGCCATACAAAATGGCAGGCCTTACTATTGTTCTATAAAATTTCTCTTAAGTCTCCAAGAtatacacctattacataattttCCACATGTACCTCTCTACTTCATCCAACCAGCTTTAATTCTACTACACATATCTTCATCTCTCTCTATCATTTTGAATAGTAGATTCTAAGTGACAAAATTGAACACTTTATGGTATCTCTTGCTCATCAATATTAATTGGTACCACATCTTCAATTCCCTTCTTACTAAATTCACATTCCATATACTTTGTGTTTTTTCTACTAATCTTTAAGCCCTTATCCTCTAAAATTTTACTCCATAAGTCCAATTTAGTATTTAATCAAGTTCTCTTCTCATTAATCAACACTATATTGTTGGCAAATAGCATACATCATGGTACATCTTCCTCAATATCAGCAATAAGTTCATCCACAATTAGTGCAAAAAGATACGGACCTAATGCTAACCTTTGATGCATCTATAGTAACTAAAAGTATACTTGTACCACAACAACTCCTAATGCATGTCAATGCCTGAGCATACATATACTTTTAGTTATGTATTGTTTACGTACAACCTTCCTTCTTAAAGCAAAAGTGGTGATGCATGAAGTTTTTAAAATTTCATCCAAGAAGGAGGATAAGTTCTTAATGAACAAGACGATTTCTCAGGGAAAGCATGGAGTTAAAGATGATAACctctaataaaaaaaagttactGGTTAGAAGGCAATTATGACTTAGTGATATATAACTCAGAAGTCGGAATGCCCAGAAGGCATACTTTTTTAAGGTGAACAAGTGGTGGTCTTTTGTTAATCCAATCAAAATTATACTGCCTACACTAGAGGGAAGTTCAATATATGAGACGAGattaaaatttcaaagcatagtTATGATTGAAGCAAGGCAGTTTGCAGATGGAAGAAAGTAGAAAGAATGTCCAAAGGGCTCTACCTTTCAATGGATTGCTGAGATGTCAAAACCTAAAGGCAAAACACTATAGTAACACCACCTTTTGGCTCAATGGACTCTTTGTTTCTCCTTAACAAAACTAGTATTATAAGCAAGTGAGCATGCATTCTAAGCTTATTTCCAGCAAACCTGATTTCAAAATTCACAGCAAAACAATCAATCGGTAATCAGAGGTTAGTAACGATGTACAAAGCTTCAAGATCCAAGATCTGAAATACTGTTGTATCTTACAATTCCCAAGCCTTTGAATGCCTCTCAAGGTTTTGGATTCATATAACAGCAGCTACAGCTATCATGAGTCCACTAGCATTTGGCACATGTGGTACAAATGACTACTTATATCAATGGCAATGATCCCATTACTACTATCTACAATGTTCTAACTGAAATGAGAATGTGACAGACAGTTTTGACTGCATAGTTTACCATTATTCCTTTTATATGTGTTTTGGCACATGATTCCATGGTTGGCTGTGATCACACAGCATGATGCGCGTGTACTATTTTTTAGGGTAAATCATCAAGATTTGATACACCAAATGGTACGTTTGTACTTTGATTTAGTAAGATACACATTTAGTTTAGTCCTTTCTTTGGAGAGAGAGgttaagagaaggaaaaaaatataatgtATATAAAAAGGTGTCCAAGTGCATGAAGCTCCAACCATTGCAATGTCCGAGGGGGATCAGTATGCAACCTTACACTCACATGCTAAGTGGTTGTTTCCATTTTTCAAACCCAAGACACTTAGGGCACAAAGAAGCAACCTTACTGTTGCACCAAGGGTAAAATATATTAACATTTTCAGCTATTCTTGATTAAAACTCATGATTATTTTTGTCCTTTATTCAAACCTACCATATTTATATTCTGCATCctcttcatattttttttattttttgagataaaaaggGGAGAATATTGACTAAGCCTTAagacatatatatattatatttcaatttttttagatTTCAAATGAGGACACATATTTGGAATATAAGGAAGCTGAACCTAATGATGGCATATTGTTTACATCCTTCTTACTAGTGGTCCATATGTTAGGGATAGTTATTTCCATACAAAAGGTTAAAAATTTGATACTTgacatgtatgtaggacagagTTGAATTTTCAGccagggttggggggggggggggggtggtggtGGGGTGGGTGGGTGGGGGGTTAGAATcctaatctagaaaaatcaaaCTCCGAAGTATGTTGGTGATGGTTGACCAGAATTTGATCTGAGGATTAAGGATACAAAGTCTAAATTTGACTTTCTGCAAAGACAAAGCTGATCTCAAGAGCAAAACATCGCTGATGTTTATAGGTTTGTGGAGGATAAATATGTGTGTTACAGGCTGCAAGAAACATGCAGGTTGCTTGGAAGACTAGAGGTGCAATAGAATTAGAAGGGAGCTTTATAAGTTGTACGAGGGCTCTAATTAcaaaaggaaggaggaagagagaaaagtaTAAgtgcagaaaataaaaaaaaataaagggaaaAGAATGATAGCACCCAGAACCACACAGCCTTTAAGAATCTCTCTTAGGTTCTGAATGCCTCATGCTTGCTTTTTGACATCACAccataaaaacataaaaagaaaTCAATCCCATAACACATTTACCCTGCAGAAGGGAAGACCAGCCTCATTTAGAGGTCTATTAAAGGAGGAAACTGGATCTGGTATCCCAGGGATTCACTGCTTATATGCTCCACAAAATGGCCGGCCTTATCAATGCGCTCCCCTTTTGTTCACTAAAGAAGACTCATGACAAGCACATAACCAGAAGTGATaagtttcttgtttttcttgtttAACATTCTCAACAGGTGGAATCTCAATATTAGCCACAACCTTCTCATGTAGTTATGAAAAATCACCTCTTTATTAATATAAGGAAGCCTTTCAGTTAGCACTATATAAATCTGTTTCAAACAACGTGTCATGTTGGACTACTAATCAAGGAAAATTTATTCtataagaaaaaagggaaagctGTCCAGTTAACCATGTGTGTATCACAAAAGTAGCTACCTAGTCTTCCCTAAAGCCAACAAAAAGCTGAAGCCATATAATGAGCTAACATCAATACTTAAGTTCACATTAAAAAGTCTAATTGCATTCTTACCATCAATTATACGAGTTCACTACTTACCATCAATTATATGAGTTCCTAGGAACCTTATATTCCACTAAAGAATCAGAAAATGGCATTCTTTTAAGAGGATGAAGATCAAGGGTAATTGGAGCGAGAACAAGGAGTAAAACACATGGATCATCAAACCAGTATTACACATTGCTATCTCAAATCAAGGaaatattgaagaaaagttCACATGTTCAGTAGGTTATGCAAGGTGGCAAGAACATGAGGAATTGCCACCCACTTACTACCATGAGAAGAAATAAGAATATTATACATCAGATCATTTCCAAAGATAGGAGCTTGTATGTTAAATCATCACAAGCTAGCTTGAACCATTCTAAAATTTTGTGTGGGTTGCTAGAGCCACTATAATGGTCACAATTAAATCTTTCATCATAATGAAACCAACAAAAATGTGCTCAAACGAAGGAATATAGGATTAAATTGAAAACAGACCTCTAGTGCATTCTTTATTTGCAGAGGATCAGGTAAAAACCGAAATGCAATTCCTTCAACCTTCAGCATATAAACCTGTAGGTGCACAGAAATatcaaataattataaatatgatatatatgacacattaagaaaaaaaaacaaacttagGGCATGGTGATATTAGATAACAACAAACAATTGTTGGACATATAAACGAATGGCACGATTACAGAGACCAGCCAATACATAACTTTCAACAATACCAATTAATAACAAATTAATGACCATTCAACATTTATCAATTTAATATTTATTGAACCAAAAAAATTGCCAATAAACTAGCTACTAATTTTATGATATATGTAATTTCATACATATCctccaaaaaatatgaaaaatagggagGAAATTAGGACCTAAATGCTCCATTCATCCTAATAATATGGAATAAAAGAGTGAAGATCTAGCATTTGGCATCAATTCCAGTATTCTATTTTTTGAATAGTAAAACcaatttctattattttctaaaaattaaaagCTATACACTTCTTTGGTAGTCACTTGGGTTGCATTTGGCGGGAACTGTGGTGGTGGAgatggtggtgatggtggtggcgGGTGGCAGTAGTGCATGGCCAATGATGGACGATGCCTAGCAAGGATGGTGACAGTAGTGGCAATAGAGGTGATGGTAGTGGTCACGAGCAGTTTTGGTTTTCAAAAACTTTGAAAATCAGATTTTTCAGCTTGCATAATTTCCAAAAACCGAAAAGAGTTCTCAAAAAACTAAAACTAGGTTATCAAATACTTTTCCTTCCTCCATTTCATGTTTCTAGAAACTAACTGAAAACTGAAGGTGATGCCAAATAGGGCCTAAGTTAACACAGTATCATCATAAGATTGGCAAATCAAGTATTTTCCCttacttttcttttctgtttttttcaAAGATATTATGCCCCAAAGTTGAAAAATGATTATAATTTTATgacttataattattttaacttTTTTCATACAATCCAATTTGTTCATAAATActaatgtaaaatattttaataaatagcATGATTAGTTCAACAATTGCAAAAGTTTTATCATCTATtgttcattcttttctttcacGCAAATGTTTCTCATAATTTATATCTCTATCTTGATACTTAAATTCCACTTTTCCAGCATGTTCCATACAAACTTTTATGATTTACAAATTCTTTCCCTTATTAAATTAATCCAAATTTCAACATGCGATTATGGTTAGATATGAGGACAACCcaaaaatttattaaatattGGCAGAAACTTCAAAGATACATTCTTCTTAAATTATAAAGTGATATGTTACTGGGAGTTTCATTCTCCATAAGATTACCACGAAGATGACTTTTTGCAAGAAAAATCCTATATTGGAAGACAACCTCCAGATCTTCAaacattttcttttaataagTCAAAAGGTAACAAGAAGAATCAGCATGCTGATACAAGCTTCATCCTCAAGCAACATCTAAGTTGTTGCTGTTACATATTATTGATTAGTCAAGTTCTTGGGAAGCTTTTTACCATATACGTTTACAATAACATTTGCAAATAGTTGATGGTCATAAATAAAATTTCTCAAAATTTATTGATTCAAGATAAGGGGAAAAATATTGAGGCCTAATGACCATCAAAATGCCCATGTAGCTTGATCAGGGTTATTGCTTCAAAATTTTTTGTCAAACACAACAATAATTTAAATCATGCAAACATGATTAATGTTGAAAATCAGTCAAAAGAGCACAATGGATGTGAAAATACACTCACAAGAAGCAAGACTTTTAATTCATTTAGAAAAATGTGCGAGTTCCCAAGGTTCAATATTTCCCTCATGAGCAATCTATCATAAGATTACCATAAGATGGATTCCAACAAGCATGCCGTTCCTTCAAGGCAAAAGACTCAAGTTAATTTTAAAAACCTCCTAATGAGGATAGGGCCTCTATTCAGAACATGTTTTTGATTTATTATGCAAATTTCCTTTCATAGGTCCATCGTAAAGTAGCACTGCATAAGTTAATAAGCATTGCTTGGCACTCCAATTTTAGTTGTCACTCTCACATTTCACCAATCACCTAGGTTAGCATTTTGCAGTCTATTTTATAGGCTAGAAAAAGGCTTCAGATGGCAGTCACTTGGCATAGATACAAAGATCATATGGTACCCAGATGCCAGCATAATGAAAGAAAGACCTGATCAAGGGTAATGGGCACCACTCTTGCCCCCTTCCCTAAAACCGGTTGCCGAAGCTGAACCtggaaaacataaaagtttcatTTTTTCAGTAAAATCCCGTATCTATCTTGACAAAGTATCTATACAACAAACCACGTCAAAAACAAGTAAAGAAGGAAAGGATAGGGATAGAACAGAAGGCGGAGAAAACAAGGGGGAGGAGGGACCTGCGCAAGGAGGGCCTGGGCGTCCTCATGGCGGAAGCAGAGGAGGCCGAGGGAGCGGAGGCCATTGttagggtcggagacgaggacGAATTCGTTGTTGGAGTTGCTCACCGTGTACACCGCCGTTCCGGCGAGCGTCTTGGCGACATACTCCGGGCTCAGGGCCAGGTCGAAGGCGTGCTTACCCTGGGCGGCGGCGCCGCCCCACGCCCCCTGAGAAGCCGCCGCGAAGGGGGCGGCGGGGGGGCGGGCCGCGGCGCCGGCGGCCCGGACGAGGCGGCGGCCGTCGTTGATGCGGGCGGAGAGCTCGGAACCAAGGCGGGAGAGGTGGTGCTGGAGGAAGGAGGAGACGGCGGCGAGGGGGTTGGGTgccgaggagggggaggaggaggtgtcCATTGGGGCCGCGGAGAGAGGGAGAGTGGAAGGAGCGCTCGGCATCTCCGTGGCTTTAAGTTCTCTAGGTACGGGTGAACGTGGGGAGACTCTTTGGTTCTTTTACTTTGGTTCGGATTGTCTcagtctccttttcttctttcgtttggagtctctctttttctctctccctgcTACTACTATTCTTTCTAATTTTTGCTTGCGTCTGCGTGCTTGATTGCTTCTGTAACCTTGTTCTAGTACAGGATCATTGGATTCTTGGATTCAGCCTTAGCATGAAGTTCTCGAGATAGCTCTATTCTTACTGATTGTACGAGATTTCAATATTTTTCAATTATTCTAAGCAGATTGAGGAAAAAGATTTGAGATTTGAACGTGCACATGCCATTATAATAATAAACCATGTACATGTTTTAGAAAACTATAGATGCCCATCgaggctttttttttaaaaaatacctTGTATATAGGCTTGGTGATGTGTGAGAGGTCATGAAAAGCAGAATATGTTTAGTCTTATATTGGTTGCACGCTAGCTCAAGAAACcaaaataatatctttctaCTAGCTTTCTTTTGTGAGAGACCCTAAATTATTACAAACGGTATTAAAGTAAACTTGCCTTATGGCCGATACGGATTAAAGGATATTGCAATACGAGCTTTTTGGGCTAACTAAGAATGAAGATACTAGCGCTTAAACAGAGGAGTACGTAAGAGCCCGTGCAATGTGCGTGTTATATACACATAGATATCATATGCAGACTGTAAAACACCCCCAAATAGTATCTCAAGTCGCTTCTTCTTTCTTGATGCCCTTTTATCAAAAAGGAGTTAATAGTATTATTAAGAATAAATTTACTCTTACACCTCCTCAACTTTCACTTTTTACGGTTATAACCCCTATTCTCTAACCGGTTTCAATTATATcccttaatttttaatttaagtt
This region of Phoenix dactylifera cultivar Barhee BC4 unplaced genomic scaffold, palm_55x_up_171113_PBpolish2nd_filt_p 002109F, whole genome shotgun sequence genomic DNA includes:
- the LOC120109393 gene encoding protein TIC 22, chloroplastic-like, whose product is MPSAPSTLPLSAAPMDTSSSPSSAPNPLAAVSSFLQHHLSRLGSELSARINDGRRLVRAAGAAARPPAAPFAAASQGAWGGAAAQGKHAFDLALSPEYVAKTLAGTAVYTVSNSNNEFVLVSDPNNGLRSLGLLCFRHEDAQALLAQVQLRQPVLGKGARVVPITLDQVYMLKVEGIAFRFLPDPLQIKNALELKSADLSRALMEFPVFQPTSTIDAVARLDQKAFFFFYLCSVLYLVTIYHFCVQSDLLVVKKKNKRYCPIYFQKEDIERELSKVSRASRGSGVSQHIMVCGNLEDVLKKMEMNDKNSGWDDLIFVPPGKRPCPAH